From the genome of Lotus japonicus ecotype B-129 chromosome 6, LjGifu_v1.2, one region includes:
- the LOC130723026 gene encoding putative F-box protein At5g66830: protein MENHMEEVALQLRDWSKMPTEILEQVCKRLTIPDQAAFIAVCKTWLSANTSKKASHWIPDAPWIVSNNYTSAQFQAISTTNNQAYNIYKPFNPLRNTYILGSSKGWLILKSDQNLFILNLFSKLRLDLPPLRTTPCSGGDCFGIHKPIVFTIDTCPNMNPTSVAVVTYKGDLGWCKVGDTTWKGYHTNDEFYSNVAFYDNKLYAVERDGLKVNIFKYDQGVLIKIGSVESTNPNEHIPDLSIPMCFINMSVYLVECGGKVFVVKRFSDNTKRNTPTRNFTIFAVEENCTTPQLVKVESLDDHILFVAGLNIECLDAKYCPKFQRDNVYFICYYEKSHRAEVKMFSVADRTIHKTLLNSTNMPTPSPIWMIPRFPFECVCEVCTSAPWFRPRELKKRLMLRKTNVA, encoded by the exons ATGGAGAATCATATGGAAGAAGTAGCACTACAACTAAGAGATTGGTCGAAGATGCCAACAGAGATATTGGAGCAGGTGTGCAAGCGTCTGACGATTCCAGATCAAGCTGCATTTATTGCTGTGTGCAAGACCTGGCTTTCTGCTAACACCTCCAAGAAAGCGTCTCACTGGATCCCTGACGCACCCTGGATCGTTAGTAACAACTACACCAGTGCTCAATTTCAG GCCATAAGCACCACAAACAATCAGGCCTACAATATTTACAAACCCTTCAACCCTTTGCGAAACACCTATATTTTAGGGTCCTCAAAAGGGTGGTTGATCCTCAAATCTGATCAAAATCTCTTCATCCTTAACCTCTTTTCGAAGCTTCGCCTTGATCTCCCTCCTCTTAGAACGACGCCTTGTTCTGGTGGTGATTGCTTTGGGATACACAAGCCTATTGTATTCACAATTGACACGTGTCCCAATATGAACCCCACTTCGGTTGCAGTGGTCACTTACAAGGGTGACCTAGGATGGTGCAAGGTCGGAGACACTACTTGGAAAGGTTATCACACAAATGATGAGTTCTACTCCAACGTGGCTTTTTACGATAACAAGCTTTATGCTGTGGAACGAGATGGTTTGAAGGTGAACATATTCAAATATGATCAGGGAGTTCTCATTAAG ATTGGTAGTGTGGAATCCACTAACCCAAATGAACATATTCCTGATCTATCAATACCCATGTGCTTCATTAACATGAGTGTTTACTTGGTGGAGTGTGGAGGAAAGGTGTTTGTTGTGAAGAGATTTTCTGATAACACCAAACGTAACACGCCAACTAGAAACTTTACTATTTTTGCGGTGGAAGAAAACTGCACCACACCTCAGTTGGTGAAGGTGGAGAGTTTGGATGATCATATTTTGTTTGTGGCTGGCCTCAACATTGAATGTCTGGATGCTAAGTATTGTCCAAAGTTTCAACGTGACAACGTGTACTTCATTTGCTACTATGAAAAATCTCACCGTGCTGAAGTGAAAATGTTTTCAGTTGCGGATAGAACTATTCATAAGACTCTTCTCAATAGTACCAACATGCCCACTCCATCTCCAATTTGGATGATTCCAAGATTTCCATTTGAATGTGTTTGTGAGGTGTGCACCTCTGCACCGTGGTTTAGGCCTAGGGAATTGAAGAAAAGACTTATGCTGCGCAAAACTAATGTTGCGTGA